From a region of the Aeoliella mucimassa genome:
- a CDS encoding IS5 family transposase, whose amino-acid sequence MKTERKYGSDVTDRQWQLLRQLLPARSQFGRRPIDRRRIINAILYVVRTGCQWRMLPKDFPNWSTVYGIFWRWRNDGTWQKIHDALRAKTRKAAGKKSTPTVAIIDSQSVRTAEGGEERGYDSAKKITGRKRHVAVDTLGLLLAIVVHSADWQDQDGAEWVMDKLGEQFKRIKIVFGDFAYGRSGLPDWTWETFGWILQTVLRPVGLKGFVVLPKRWIVERTFAWLARHRRNSKDYEKTTASSEAITYVAMISLMSKRLASAEK is encoded by the coding sequence ATGAAAACGGAAAGGAAGTATGGCAGTGATGTCACCGATCGACAATGGCAATTGCTTCGTCAGTTGTTGCCAGCACGTTCGCAGTTCGGACGTCGTCCGATTGACCGCCGGCGGATCATCAACGCGATCTTGTACGTCGTCCGCACGGGCTGCCAGTGGCGGATGCTGCCTAAGGACTTTCCGAATTGGAGTACGGTTTACGGCATCTTCTGGCGTTGGAGAAATGATGGCACGTGGCAGAAGATTCATGATGCGTTGCGAGCCAAAACACGCAAAGCGGCAGGCAAGAAGTCGACACCCACGGTAGCGATCATCGACAGCCAATCGGTTCGCACGGCCGAAGGAGGTGAAGAAAGGGGCTACGATTCGGCCAAGAAAATCACGGGCCGCAAGCGTCATGTGGCGGTCGATACGCTCGGATTGTTGCTCGCGATAGTCGTTCATAGCGCGGATTGGCAGGACCAGGACGGAGCCGAATGGGTAATGGACAAGCTGGGCGAGCAATTCAAGCGAATCAAGATTGTGTTTGGCGACTTCGCGTACGGTCGATCAGGGTTGCCCGATTGGACCTGGGAAACGTTTGGTTGGATTCTACAAACGGTGCTCAGGCCAGTCGGCCTAAAAGGGTTTGTGGTATTGCCGAAGCGATGGATCGTGGAACGAACTTTCGCCTGGCTGGCCCGACATCGACGGAACAGCAAGGACTACGAAAAAACAACCGCCTCCAGCGAAGCCATCACCTACGTCGCCATGATCAGCCTCATGTCGAAAAGACTGGCCAGCGCGGAAAAGTGA